From the Pomacea canaliculata isolate SZHN2017 linkage group LG14, ASM307304v1, whole genome shotgun sequence genome, one window contains:
- the LOC112555652 gene encoding general transcription factor IIE subunit 2-like isoform X2, with amino-acid sequence MDPSLRKEREAFLKKAKSQPAVEKRKLKPSSNENTSKKPKLSKPAAPKASIDYKTAQGSSQYRFSVLARIVKHMKTRHQDGDTEPLLLEEILDETNQLDVTNSIRHWLATEALLDNPKIEVINNSDGQKFAFRPKLDIRDRKGLLRLLKSHDSQGKGGIMMEDVEESLPNAEKAVKSMGDYVLTVTRPTDKKKILFFNDRILKCEIDEEFQKYWRSVAVEGLDEAKIEEYLTRNGISSMQDAGVRKMAVPKRKKGGVKKNRQFKRHNEHLSDVLKDYSEFSKT; translated from the exons ATGGACCCATCATTGCGAAAAGAACGTGAGGCCTTTTTGAAGAAGGCAAAGTCACAGCCAGCAGTTGAAAAAAGGAAACTCAAACCAAGCAGTAATgaaaatacaagcaaaaaacCCAAGCTGAGCAAGCCAGCAGCTCCCAAAGCATCAA TTGATTACAAGACCGCACAAGGCAGCTCTCAGTATCGCTTTAGTGTCCTGGCTCGGATTGTCAAACACATGAAG ACTCGACATCAAGATGGTGATACAGAGCCCTTACTGCTGGAAGAAATTCTTGATGAAACTAATCAGCTGGATGTGACAAATTCCATTCGTCACTGGTTAGCCACTGAG GCTTTGCTTGATAACCCAAAGATTGAAGTGATAAACAACAGTGATGGGCAGAAATTTGCTTTCAGACCAAAGCTAGATATTCGTGACCGCAAAGGACTTCTTCGGTTACTAAAAAGCCATGATTCACAAGGAAAGGGAGGAATCATGATGGAGGATGTTGAGGAATCATTGCCTAATGCTGAGAAAGCTGTAAAG TCCATGGGGGACTATGTCTTGACAGTAACAAGGCCtacagataagaaaaaaattcttttcttcaatGACAGGATTCTGAAGTGTGAAATAGATGAAG AGTTTCAAAAGTATTGGCGGAGTGTTGCTGTGGAAGGATTAGATGAAGCCAAGATTGAAGAGTATCTCACACGCAACGGTATCTCCTCCATGCAAGATGCAGGAGTTCGCAAG ATGGCTGTACCAAAGAGGAAGAAGGGTGGAGTTAAGAAAAATCGCCAGTTTAAGCGACACAACGAACATCTGAGCGATGTGCTCAAAGACTATTCAGAATTCTCCAAGACATAA
- the LOC112555652 gene encoding general transcription factor IIE subunit 2-like isoform X1 — MDPSLRKEREAFLKKAKSQPAVEKRKLKPSSNENTSKKPKLSKPAAPKASIDYKTAQGSSQYRFSVLARIVKHMKTRHQDGDTEPLLLEEILDETNQLDVTNSIRHWLATEALLDNPKIEVINNSDGQKFAFRPKLDIRDRKGLLRLLKSHDSQGKGGIMMEDVEESLPNAEKAVKSMGDYVLTVTRPTDKKKILFFNDRILKCEIDEEFQKYWRSVAVEGLDEAKIEEYLTRNGISSMQDAGVRKVMAVPKRKKGGVKKNRQFKRHNEHLSDVLKDYSEFSKT; from the exons ATGGACCCATCATTGCGAAAAGAACGTGAGGCCTTTTTGAAGAAGGCAAAGTCACAGCCAGCAGTTGAAAAAAGGAAACTCAAACCAAGCAGTAATgaaaatacaagcaaaaaacCCAAGCTGAGCAAGCCAGCAGCTCCCAAAGCATCAA TTGATTACAAGACCGCACAAGGCAGCTCTCAGTATCGCTTTAGTGTCCTGGCTCGGATTGTCAAACACATGAAG ACTCGACATCAAGATGGTGATACAGAGCCCTTACTGCTGGAAGAAATTCTTGATGAAACTAATCAGCTGGATGTGACAAATTCCATTCGTCACTGGTTAGCCACTGAG GCTTTGCTTGATAACCCAAAGATTGAAGTGATAAACAACAGTGATGGGCAGAAATTTGCTTTCAGACCAAAGCTAGATATTCGTGACCGCAAAGGACTTCTTCGGTTACTAAAAAGCCATGATTCACAAGGAAAGGGAGGAATCATGATGGAGGATGTTGAGGAATCATTGCCTAATGCTGAGAAAGCTGTAAAG TCCATGGGGGACTATGTCTTGACAGTAACAAGGCCtacagataagaaaaaaattcttttcttcaatGACAGGATTCTGAAGTGTGAAATAGATGAAG AGTTTCAAAAGTATTGGCGGAGTGTTGCTGTGGAAGGATTAGATGAAGCCAAGATTGAAGAGTATCTCACACGCAACGGTATCTCCTCCATGCAAGATGCAGGAGTTCGCAAGGTT ATGGCTGTACCAAAGAGGAAGAAGGGTGGAGTTAAGAAAAATCGCCAGTTTAAGCGACACAACGAACATCTGAGCGATGTGCTCAAAGACTATTCAGAATTCTCCAAGACATAA